From the Bacillota bacterium genome, the window TTTAGTTAATACCCCACGTTACTTGCCAGAAAATTATTAATTTAAAGTGAATAAATGGCATTTTTAAGGCGATGATAGTCATATAATTTACTTGAAGCCATATTTTATAGTGATATTCATAAGGCGGTGAAATATATGCAAGATTATTTGGAACAAGTGAAAAAATTATACCAAAGTAAAGGCATAGGAAAAAAAATTGGCTTTGGAGAGAAACCTTCAATATTAGTAGTAGATTATCAACAAGGGTTTACTCATAAAATATGCCCTTTAGGTTCAGATTATGATAAAGAGATTGAGAATACGAGACTTTTATTGGATGCAGCAAGATATAATAATATTCCCAGGTTCTTTACGGTGAATGGGTTTAATGATATTAAAGATGCTGGTATATGGGGTGAAAAGATCGAATCCAATAAGTATTTAATCTTTGAGTCGCTATGGACATCACTGGATGACCGTTTGGGTAGATTAGAAAACGAACCTGTAATTAAGAAAAATTTTCCCTCTTCTTTTTTTGGAACATCCTTAATTACCAGACTCATATCAGCAGGTTCTGACACTCTGATAATAGTAGGTTGTACTACCAGTGGATGTGTCAGGGCTACTGTTGTTGATGCTGTTTCTCATGGTTTCCGGGTTATAATACCTGAAGAATGTGTAGGGGATCGTCATGAAATACCACACCGAGTTAGCTTGTTTGATATTGAATCAAAATATGGGGATGTAGTTACAACTGATGAAACAATAGAATATTTATACTCATTATCTATATAATAATTTGGTAACTACTCACCCTTAACGAGTTAGCAAGCAGTTCTTTGAAAATCAAATATATGAAATTATGCCTGGGGAATATAGGGATGACCTTGCAAAGCACCATTTATGGCATCTAAAACAGGAATCGAATTCTTTTTGGCCATGGAAATGTAGCCACGGATGCGGCAGAACA encodes:
- a CDS encoding isochorismatase family protein, with translation MQDYLEQVKKLYQSKGIGKKIGFGEKPSILVVDYQQGFTHKICPLGSDYDKEIENTRLLLDAARYNNIPRFFTVNGFNDIKDAGIWGEKIESNKYLIFESLWTSLDDRLGRLENEPVIKKNFPSSFFGTSLITRLISAGSDTLIIVGCTTSGCVRATVVDAVSHGFRVIIPEECVGDRHEIPHRVSLFDIESKYGDVVTTDETIEYLYSLSI